Genomic DNA from Fusarium keratoplasticum isolate Fu6.1 chromosome 2, whole genome shotgun sequence:
ACTCGAATCCCCATCGACACTTTCCCTTCCTTTCGCTCGTAGCTTGCCTTGTTGTGCGGAAACCCCGACGGGCGGGAATCGCGAGGCTGAATCAACCCCCCCGTTGTGCCACACTGCACTCTGCGACATTCCCAGAAGCCACCAAGAGCGAGACAGACTGGCAGACGGGCTGTCAGCGCTTTGACCGCCGCGCCAACCTTTCATGTCAtgcttccatccatccacacgTGCTGTCTGTCACTGCATCTTTGCTTCTTTGTCGATTCTTCTTCGTTTCCGTATAGCTCTCTTATTCTCGTTTTGCCGTCTTATCTCGTTTGTACCTGGCAGGCTTGGCACTCAGCTCTCCTGGCCCTACGGCACgctctccatcatctccacccACCAGCCTTCTGTCTTACTCGTCTGTGCTCCTCCATCTAACTGAGGCAACTTCGTCGACTCCTAGATCCATCTCTCGACCTGcgcccttctcctcacaTCCTTCCCAAATCGGGTACTTGACGACTTCGTCCCCCGTCGTCCAGCTGTCGCATCACCCCGAGTCCCAGTCGCCCACCGATCACGACTCCAACAGCAGTGCGTCCAAGTCTTCCACCTTTCCGGCCAAGCGTTCCGATTCGACCGATTCAAAGGAGTTCCGGATCGGCCGGAGCAAGACGGGCCTGCTTCCCCCCCACAGCTCCAACCGCCGTTCAGCCTCGCCCGGcaccaagttcaagggcATCTTCAAGCCTAGAAagagcagcggcagcaactCGAGCCCTGAACGTCGACCCTCAAGCGAGCCTCGTCCACCGCCAGAAGCGCACCGGGAACAGCCCACCATTACCGTGGACCCTGAGCCTGTGCAGGTCCCGCCTATTATCGAGCCACCAGCTGCAGCCAAAGTTGCGTCCCCCGACAGGCGGTCGCGGGTTCAACCAAAGGTTGACACgaatcttcctcctcgaacCCCCCCGAGTGGTGACAAGCCTGCCCCCGTCATCGTAAACACCCCACCGACGCCTACCGAGCTCGCCAACGCATCCGGCCAGTCATCTCCCGATAGGAGATCCTTCTGGGGTAGTGCGGGCCACGGCGCCGGCACAAATGGCACTTCCTCCTCACGGGCTATGAGCGCGCACCGAAGGAGTCGATCAAGTTCTGTGACTATCGGCCCCAGCAAGCTCTCGAATATCGTCTCAGCACCATTGACACCGACCCTGGAGAGCGGTGAAGCCACTCCGAGCGCGCAACCCGCAtcaggcttcttctcgtctaTGCTATCGGCTGCACAGAACGCTGCCAGTTCTTTCAGCATCCAGGGTGCCGGTATTGGTATTGGCGGAAACAAGGCTCGAAACTCAACCGCGAGCACCCAGGAAAACACAGAGCCCGCAAAGACTGAGAGCGAATCTCAGCCTAACCCATCCACCCCGATGCCggacaacaaggagaacaGGAAGTCGGCAGTGTCAACGATTGGGGCAGGGGAGCTCAGTCTCAGCCAGGTTCTTGGCGAACCGGCCAGTTCTGTAGCATCACCCAGCAACCCCAGGTTCTCCGACATGACCGACACACGCGCCCGGTCCGAGTCGGCCCCGGTTGACTCCCCGGCGAGTCCCGTGGAGTTTATCCCAGATGAGCCGTCGAGTCGCCCTCGCTCGCTCTATGAGACGGCCAGCGGCGAACGTACGCCCCCGCCGGCCGAGTTCATGGACAAGAGTAATGGAATGCAGCGGACCTCGAGTCTACGAAGCGCCCTTAAGCAGTCACATAGGAAGCGCGGAAGCTCTGTTACTACTGGAACGACCATAGGCGCTGCGATTGTCGCTGCCAACAGCTCGTTGGCGCATCCAAATCTGAGCGCCCCGAAACTTACTGGGTTTGCTATCGCCAGTAAGAAGAGGAATCGCGACTTTCATGACTTGTTCAAGAGCGTGCCAGACGATGACTACCTCATCGAAGACTACAGCTGTGCCTTGCAGAGAGAGATTCTCGCGCATGGACGGCTCTATGTCTCAGAGGGTCATCTCTGTTTCAGTAGCAACATCTTTGGATGGACAACCACTCTTGTTATGAGCTTCGACGAGATAGTGTCTGTCGAGAAGCGAAGCACGGCGCTAGTGTTCAAGAATGGCCTCATGATCTCGACATTACATGCAAAGCACGTCTTTGCCAGTTTTACCAGCCGAGATGCGACATACGATCTGATTGTCAACATCTGGAAACTAGGACATCCCACTCTCAAGAGTACTTTGAACGGTGTGCGGTTAGAAGGAACCGG
This window encodes:
- a CDS encoding VASt domain-containing protein, whose product is MATIDNGSSNGLNKLLPKSISNKRLRRKQERDVGGLAYDDADVFGNSQSSRETLESDGTRSGNLAGDEDEDTSHRSYESDPESSISRPAPFSSHPSQIGYLTTSSPVVQLSHHPESQSPTDHDSNSSASKSSTFPAKRSDSTDSKEFRIGRSKTGLLPPHSSNRRSASPGTKFKGIFKPRKSSGSNSSPERRPSSEPRPPPEAHREQPTITVDPEPVQVPPIIEPPAAAKVASPDRRSRVQPKVDTNLPPRTPPSGDKPAPVIVNTPPTPTELANASGQSSPDRRSFWGSAGHGAGTNGTSSSRAMSAHRRSRSSSVTIGPSKLSNIVSAPLTPTLESGEATPSAQPASGFFSSMLSAAQNAASSFSIQGAGIGIGGNKARNSTASTQENTEPAKTESESQPNPSTPMPDNKENRKSAVSTIGAGELSLSQVLGEPASSVASPSNPRFSDMTDTRARSESAPVDSPASPVEFIPDEPSSRPRSLYETASGERTPPPAEFMDKSNGMQRTSSLRSALKQSHRKRGSSVTTGTTIGAAIVAANSSLAHPNLSAPKLTGFAIASKKRNRDFHDLFKSVPDDDYLIEDYSCALQREILAHGRLYVSEGHLCFSSNIFGWTTTLVMSFDEIVSVEKRSTALVFKNGLMISTLHAKHVFASFTSRDATYDLIVNIWKLGHPTLKSTLNGVRLEGTGGDKTEKIDTEPPIDEDEGDGGSETDDESDDEEEYYDEDVHEEMHNASMAEANGTDADAEKVTSRKTSGAVPANGAAPEEAAPASGAAGGFPGPATHAPTDCGDSATHYDRVVGDDVIPAPLGKVYDYMFGPGSVTFMTNWLTGEQKCTEWQMEDKKGLSLDNRTRTFSYIKPLGGSIGPKQTKTITSETLENLDYEKAINLTCSTQTPDVPSGNVFCVKTKYCLSWAENNATRVQMNCTIEWSGKSWLKGPIEKGATDGQTQYAKDLFAAIKAATSTKPAGTTAPLTPALKGSRKKGRKAKLSQTSTGIVEPGHAPKRPAQKNWGPLEPVRGILEPIGDIIQPLLTGNVMYGLLVGLLVATWFGFGFTPSRSPPSYGPEMTVYRPERIAAYEEMWRREDSELWEWLEERVGMDRLHSDRPSVPKRAMEPRTAEENLRAARMDEREVEEAIRVTEEKLRVLKGVMEKKGKAGKSSGTGISSRGL